AAATTTTGCTTTTCTTAAAGGTGTAATCATTGCATTACCGATTGTCATCCCAGGGGATGTTACACTAAACTTCCTCTTTATCGCAATCTAATCTATCTAAAAATGAATTTAGCTAATTACTTAATCAATCATCGTTCCTATTCGTTTATCCCTCCCTTAGAGGATGCTTTTGTTCTGCAGCAACAAAAAAATTATTTGTTTGACTTATCCCATCTGGGGATGCTACGAATTGTAGGTGAACGCGCACAAGAGTTCTTACAAGGTCAATTAACGTGTGATCTACGCAAAGTTACACCAGACACAATGCGCCAGGGCGCGCAATGCAATTTAAAAGGAAGAGTTTTAAGTTTACCAGATGTCATTCACTGGCAGCATTTTCAATTGGTTTTACCTAAAGACATGCTCCTAGACACACAAAATTCTCTGCTTAAAACAGCCATGTTGTCTAAAGTAACCATTGAATCAGATGAAACTAACCTTATCTACGGTTTTTATTTAGCCAATCCGTATGATTTGTTACCTGGTAATGTGTCCCTACCCTCCAATCCTTTATCTGCCATAGGCACAGACGCATTCTATAGTTATTGCGTTCATGATAACTTTTATCTTTTTATCGTAAATAGTGAACATGCTCCTCGGTTTATCGAGCCCTTTGTTAGAGCAAATCAATATGCTGGGTCATTGCCATGGCATTATTTCATGCTTAAGCAAAAGCAGGTTCAAATTTATCCTGATACAAGAGGATTATTTCTACCTCATCGCC
This region of Legionella clemsonensis genomic DNA includes:
- the ygfZ gene encoding CAF17-like 4Fe-4S cluster assembly/insertion protein YgfZ, with the protein product MNLANYLINHRSYSFIPPLEDAFVLQQQKNYLFDLSHLGMLRIVGERAQEFLQGQLTCDLRKVTPDTMRQGAQCNLKGRVLSLPDVIHWQHFQLVLPKDMLLDTQNSLLKTAMLSKVTIESDETNLIYGFYLANPYDLLPGNVSLPSNPLSAIGTDAFYSYCVHDNFYLFIVNSEHAPRFIEPFVRANQYAGSLPWHYFMLKQKQVQIYPDTRGLFLPHRLDLHLSGYLNFDKGCYKGQEIIARTHYRAKLKHALQLFIIESTASLLAGKRLLDSSKQVEVGELVDFCPLGNNNFLIAASILREHPQQIYFEDQQQMIILKNL